The Elgaria multicarinata webbii isolate HBS135686 ecotype San Diego chromosome 1, rElgMul1.1.pri, whole genome shotgun sequence genome has a window encoding:
- the TMEM183A gene encoding transmembrane protein 183A isoform X2 gives MAPRDRPVVAPPSTMRKRGSRKRLKFRADNVCFERVTVADYANSDPAVVKSGRVKKAVANAVQKEVKSLCGLEASCVPTDEVLSVAESCGSNDEMDSEDFANDTILSRKKKNQRHRENSDGVIGKEYPIDIWLMLASYIRPEDTVNFSLICKRAWTVTCTAAFWTRLYRRHYNRNAYLPIRLQPESIEKMYCLRACVIRSLYHMYRPFVSQISRNPAIPETTPSTLKNSKCLLFWSKKVDRQSSLWEFSFKFQRQFKNNCSKHLQPPIRYEDVHVNPDRDCCLLQITTLNFIYIPIVMGMTITLFTINVSTDMRHHRVKMVFHDSPVWNGKKPRFDYGVQVIMDPVHSVRLFDWWHPQFPSSHI, from the exons ATGGCGCCCCGAGACCGGCCGGTAGTGGCACCTCCTTCCACCATGCGCAAGCGCGGGTCCCGAAAGCGTCTCAAGTTTCGAGCCGACAACGTCTGCTTCGAGCGCG TGACCGTGGCCGACTACGCCAACTCGGATCCCGCCGTGGTGAAATCTGGGCGTGTGAAGAAGGCGGTGGCCAACGCGGTGCAGAAGGAAG TGAAATCACTCTGTGGTTTGGAGGCATCTTGTGTACCTACTGATGAAGTATTATCAGTGGCAGAGTCCTGCGGTAGTAATGATGAAATGGATTCTGAGGATTTTGCCAATGATACAATATTgtctagaaaaaagaaaaaccagaggCATAGAG AAAATTCTGATGGGGTAATAGGCAAAGAATATCCTATTGATATTTGGTTGATGCTGGCATCCTACATACGTCCAGAAGACACTGTGAATTTTTCTCTCATTTGTAAAAGAGCGTGGACTGTCACTTGCACTGCTGCCTTTTGGACCAGACTTTATAGAAG GCACTACAATAGGAATGCATACCTCCCAATCCGTTTACAGCCAGAGTCTATAGAAAAGATGTACTGCCTCCGTGCGTGTGTGATTCGCTCCCTATACCATATGTATAGACCTTTTGTTTCCCAGATATCCAGAAATCCAGCAATTCCAGAGACTACTCCAAGCACACTAAAAAATTCAAAA TGCCTGCTTTTCTGGTCTAAAAAGGTTGACCGGCAATCTTCACTGTGGGAATTCAGCTTCAAATTCCAAAGGCAG TTCAAGAACAACTGTTCGAAACATCTTCAACCACCCATCCGGTACGAAGATGTCCACGTGAATCCTGACCGAGACTGCTGCCTATTGCAGATCACCACCCTCAACTTTATATATATACCTATTGTCATGGGCATGACAATTACCTTG ttcACAATAAATGTGAGCACTGACATGAGACATCACAGAGTGAAAATGGTATTCCATGATTCACCAGTTTGGAATGGCAAGAAACCAAGATTTGACTATGGAGTGCAAGTTATAATGGACCCTGTGCACAGTGTGCGTCTTTTTGATTGGTGGCACCCACAGTTTCCCTCCTCACATATTTGA
- the TMEM183A gene encoding transmembrane protein 183A isoform X1, with protein sequence MAPRDRPVVAPPSTMRKRGSRKRLKFRADNVCFERVTVADYANSDPAVVKSGRVKKAVANAVQKEVKSLCGLEASCVPTDEVLSVAESCGSNDEMDSEDFANDTILSRKKKNQRHRENSDGVIGKEYPIDIWLMLASYIRPEDTVNFSLICKRAWTVTCTAAFWTRLYRRHYNRNAYLPIRLQPESIEKMYCLRACVIRSLYHMYRPFVSQISRNPAIPETTPSTLKNSKCLLFWSKKVDRQSSLWEFSFKFQRQSPKFKNNCSKHLQPPIRYEDVHVNPDRDCCLLQITTLNFIYIPIVMGMTITLFTINVSTDMRHHRVKMVFHDSPVWNGKKPRFDYGVQVIMDPVHSVRLFDWWHPQFPSSHI encoded by the exons ATGGCGCCCCGAGACCGGCCGGTAGTGGCACCTCCTTCCACCATGCGCAAGCGCGGGTCCCGAAAGCGTCTCAAGTTTCGAGCCGACAACGTCTGCTTCGAGCGCG TGACCGTGGCCGACTACGCCAACTCGGATCCCGCCGTGGTGAAATCTGGGCGTGTGAAGAAGGCGGTGGCCAACGCGGTGCAGAAGGAAG TGAAATCACTCTGTGGTTTGGAGGCATCTTGTGTACCTACTGATGAAGTATTATCAGTGGCAGAGTCCTGCGGTAGTAATGATGAAATGGATTCTGAGGATTTTGCCAATGATACAATATTgtctagaaaaaagaaaaaccagaggCATAGAG AAAATTCTGATGGGGTAATAGGCAAAGAATATCCTATTGATATTTGGTTGATGCTGGCATCCTACATACGTCCAGAAGACACTGTGAATTTTTCTCTCATTTGTAAAAGAGCGTGGACTGTCACTTGCACTGCTGCCTTTTGGACCAGACTTTATAGAAG GCACTACAATAGGAATGCATACCTCCCAATCCGTTTACAGCCAGAGTCTATAGAAAAGATGTACTGCCTCCGTGCGTGTGTGATTCGCTCCCTATACCATATGTATAGACCTTTTGTTTCCCAGATATCCAGAAATCCAGCAATTCCAGAGACTACTCCAAGCACACTAAAAAATTCAAAA TGCCTGCTTTTCTGGTCTAAAAAGGTTGACCGGCAATCTTCACTGTGGGAATTCAGCTTCAAATTCCAAAGGCAG TCTCCCAAGTTCAAGAACAACTGTTCGAAACATCTTCAACCACCCATCCGGTACGAAGATGTCCACGTGAATCCTGACCGAGACTGCTGCCTATTGCAGATCACCACCCTCAACTTTATATATATACCTATTGTCATGGGCATGACAATTACCTTG ttcACAATAAATGTGAGCACTGACATGAGACATCACAGAGTGAAAATGGTATTCCATGATTCACCAGTTTGGAATGGCAAGAAACCAAGATTTGACTATGGAGTGCAAGTTATAATGGACCCTGTGCACAGTGTGCGTCTTTTTGATTGGTGGCACCCACAGTTTCCCTCCTCACATATTTGA